The sequence below is a genomic window from Planctomycetia bacterium.
GCAGCCCACGCGGAAGCCGGCGAGTTTCCCGACGCCCTGAAACATGCTCAGTCGGCAGTTGCTTTGCGGGAAGCGAAAAATCCCGACGACTTTTACCTTCGGAGCATCGACGCGCTGAGCAAGTCGAATGCCATACGGATCGATTGGCCGAAGTTTGACGCCTGGAACCAGTTGTAGTCCGGCCGCCCTTCGGGAGCCGGATGGAGAGGCACGCGAAACTCCCGTTGCTAACGGCTACTAACGGCGGATCGTGGCAAAATGGGTCGAGAATCGACCTCGAACGCGTAGGGCGCGATTTAAGCCCCGGTTGCACCCGACGACCCGACGTTCGCAAGAGCGGTCGTTTGCCCCGGAGCGTGCGAACCACGCGGTCGGTTTCAGACGAGATCGGCTAGGGGGCGGCCGGGTTCTCGTCACCCTGGAGATGTACGCGAAATTCGATACCCAGCGCGTCGGCCAGCTTCGTTGCGGTGTCGATGCGAATGTCTCCGCCGTCGATAAAGCGACTGAGCGCAGACTGCGGCACCCCGGCAAGTTTCGCGAGTTGATTTTGAGAGATACCAACCTTGCCGATAATTTTTCGCAGTTGCACATCAAGCGTCGGCCATCGTTTCGGCTTTCGCTTTGGATCGGCAGCGGGCAATAAGGCGGCGCGAAGCGCGGCTTGCTGTTCTACCGGCTTGGCGTCGATCTTCTCCGCAACGGCTGCTTGCCGGGCCGCTAGATTTAGGCCGCCGCTTGGCTGCTTTGGCGTTGCAGAATTCCGCGAACGCTTGCGGGGTTCCATTGGGCATTCCCTTCCTTGGTCGTGATGTTGCGGCGCGTCAATTCGTCTGCGATCGATTGGAACGAATAGCCTTTGGCGCGGAGACTGAGAATCGTTCCGATCGTCTCTTGCTCGGCGACATTCGGCACAAGCAATACGCCGTCGGCGCTCAAGTCGAAACCGAACCGAACCTTGCCGCAGCGTTCGCCGTTGCGGATCTTGTGTTTCAAGGCTTCGCGGGTTCGCTCGGCGGTCGTTTCGCGCTCCCATTGTGCGACGGAAAGCAGGACATTCAAGACCAAGCGGCCGGCGGCGGTTCGCGTGTCGATCGAATCGGCAACGCTGAAAAGCTGCTTTCCGGCCTTTTCGCCGAAATAGCCGTCGATCAGCGTTTGCCAGTCGGCCACCGAACGCGTAAGCCGGTCGAGTTTCACGATCACAAGCCCCTCGGCTTCGCCGCTCCGAAGCATCGTCAGGGCACGTTGCAGACCGGGCCGTTTCAAGCTCTTGGCGGACTCACCGGCGTCGACGATAGTCTCGACAATCGTGAGGTCGTACAGCGATGCATATGCGGCGGCCTTCATTTGCTGGGCAGCAAGGGAAACGCCGTTGTCGGCTTGGTCGTCAGTGCTCACGCGGACATATGCGATAACTTTCATGCCGGCTCTCCCCGATAGCGTTCTTTCTCGTCTGCATTGCATGTTATCGTAATAAGCATAATAGGTCAATCGTAATTCCGATAACATTTTATTGATCAGCAAAGGGAGGGGCGGTTTACTCCGGGCGCGGACATCCGAATAAGAGCATGCCAAACCTGGCGAAAAATGAAGACGGAGACACGATTCCAATTGCATACGGTCGTCTACAATTACCGGGGTAAAACATCACGCCAATATCTGGGAAGGACCCACCGACATGATCGCAGCCAACCGAGACGCCGCACCCGACGACGAGCCAAGCGGCCGCGCACCGACCGGGCAATTCGCAGCGGGGAATTCATACGCCAAGGGCAATCGCCACTCCCGCCGCGTCTCCGCGTCTCGCGATGCGATTGCCGGAGCGATCACGGCCGACGACTTGGCCGACGTGGCAAAAGCGTTACTGGTCAAAGCGAAAGAGGGCGACGTGAGCGCCGCGCGTGAACTCTTCGACCGATGCCTCGGGAAAGCCGTCCCGATGCCGAGCGGCGACGACGACGATATCGGCCCAACCAAGCGGCCGACGCCGGAGGAACTTCGTGCGCTGCTTGAGAAGGCCGGGCACCGGATCGCTAACGCATATTTCGGTTGACGGATATAATCTTCACATCGGCAGGGGCCTAATTACCCCCGAACGCTCGGCGCTGCGTCACGAATCACCCCTCGCGGCGCTGCGCCAGCGGCCGTCTCATAAAGGGGTGAATCATGGCGAAGAAACTGAAGTCTGGAAGTGCGCCAGAAGCCGGAGAACGAAGGCTCATGCCGTCGTGGTCCGAGGCCGCGATGTTGAAAGCGGAAGCTGCGACGCCGAAGCGTCCACCGTACTGGCGAGGCTCATTGACTCAAGACGTCGAAACGCTCGACGACTTGCGCCGCTATATTTCAATGATGCTGGAGATTACGGACGTTCCGGGCGCGCGTTCGGGCGTACTCATCGAAGCTTTTTCAAACGCTGACACCTGGTTTTTTCGTTCAGGACTCACACAACAGCCACCGCCGTTTCCGGATCCGACCACCGACCACCAAGCCCGCAAGGCCTTGATGGAAATGCGGCGATGGATCGATTCAGGAGATGGCCCGACGGCAACGAAATCGACGGGCGCTTCGGACGAAGTAGATCGTAGCGAACCGCCAGTAGTCGTCCAACATGCAGATGGACCCGAGCCGTCGCCGCGACAAGACGCTCCTGCTGCGGTCATTGAAACCGCCCCCGCACCACCTACGACCGTCGAAATTAAGCTGCGATGGGACGACGCCCGCAGGGAGTTATGGCTCGGAGATACCTTCGTCACTCGCTACAGACAGCCAGCGCAAAATCAAATGGCGATTATTGCTGCTTTTGTTACAGCACAGTGGCCCACGAAAATTGAATGTCCGCACGCATTTAGAGGTGCAAAGGCTGCGTCTACTTTGAATGATACGATTTACGAGTTGAACACGCGACAAAGCATCATTCGTTTCTACGGAAACGGCACGGCCAACGACATCGTTTGGGAGGTCCGGCAAAGCTCCGATAAAGCTCCGGCATAGCTCCGATAGAGGTCCGGAGTTCGCATCCGTATTGTTGTGCATGCCGTCGAACACGGCAGACACCCGCAACAACTATAGGAGCGAAAATGAGCACGGCAGCACACTATCCCATCAAGCTGAGAACCGTCAAAGAGACGGCGGTTATCTGCGGCCTGAGCACCCGCAGCATCTACGAAATCACCAAGGCCGGGCGGCTGCGCTCGGTTCGTCCGACGCCGTTCAGCGTTCGCTATACGGACGCCGACATTGCGGCGTTTATCGAGTCGCTCCGTCATCCGGCGACCGTCTCCTAACCCACACCGCGCAAGAAAGTAGCCTCGCGCGCCACCGGCCAAGGAAACGCGACGAGGCTCGAAAGGATTCCCATGCACAAGAATTATACGGATTACCAGTCTCCTTACAAACCGCCGTCGCCTGAATGGCGAAATCTCGACGCGCAAATCTATCGCCAGCTTTATGAAGACATGAAGCTCATCGCGACGCGTAACGATGGGCTCGACCTGAAGGACCATATCCGGGCTCTGCGACTTAATCCGTGGCAAGAGGTCGAAGAGGTCAAGTACGACTCCGAATACTCGGGCCGCAAGCCGGAGGACTTCGCGGCCGAGCGGCTGGCTAAGGAGATTCTGCCAATCGACAACGCCGTGATCAGCGGCGTCGGCTTGTGGATGCGCAACCGCAGCGCGCTACTGGCGATCGCCAAAGAGGTTCGCGAATGGGCCGACAAGATCCGCAACCGCAAGGTTGATCGGAGGACGGCATGAGCATCATCCCCGCGGAGATCCCACAATCGTCCATCCTGGTAATCCAAGACTCGCGAGAACAAAACCCGTTCGATCTCGAGCCGCTGAATTTCGTCGTCGGCACGTTGTCGACCGGAGACTATTCGATTCGAGGCCTTGAGCACGTTGTTGCCATCGAGCGCAAGAGCCTTGACGACATGATCGCGTGCGTGGGCATCGAGCGTGAACGCTTCGACCGTGAAGTTCAACGCTTGCTCGCCTATCCGGTCCGCTGCCTGATCGTCGAAGCGACTTGGCAAGACATCGAGAACGGCGGTTGGCGGTCGCGAGTGTCGCCGCAAGTCGCGCTCGGCTCGCTCTTGGGATGGGTCGCGGCCGGCTTGCCCGTCGTCATGGCGGGGGACCACGAACGCGGCGGTAAGTTCGCCGCTCGCATTCTTTTCACCGCAGCGAAACGCCGTTGGCGCGAAGCTCGGGCGCTGCTTAGCGGCACGGAGGCGTTGGTATGAGTCGTTACGTTCAACCAGAAACGCCGGAAGCCGATTCGTGGACAACTAACGGCAGCGGCGGCGACATCGTGTCGCTTCGTTACCACCGAGGCCGCACGCAGAACGCCATAGCGCACAGCATCGCGAAACGGAATCAACACCGAATGCGATATGTGCTGGGTCAAAAGAAGTTCATCGTCAACGACGGCAAGCGATGGAAGTACGACGAAGGGCCGATTGTGGATGCAATTATCCGGGCGACGACCGACGAGCTATTCACCGATGCCGACGTACTCAACGACGAGATCAGCGCTCGCGATGCCGCCGAGACGATCAGGTTCATTAAGACGCAAAATACGGCTCAGGGTATGGCCGGCATCAAGCGATACTTGCCGAGCGATCCCGGCATTTCAATCACGGCCGACAAACTAGATCAAGACTCCGCGCTGCTGAACGTCTTGAACGGCACTATCGATCTTCGCACTGGCGAACTGCTCAAGCACGATTCGAGCATGATGCTCACGCGGTTGATTGAGTTGCACTATGACAGGTGCTCAGAGTGCCCGACATGGGAGCGAGTGCTAGCCGATGTGTTTCCCGATGCCGAGTTGCGCGACCACATGCAGCGACTGACCGGCTATCTAATGACCGGCTCGGTGCGCGAACACAAGTTGCTGATTTTTTGGGGATGTGGTGCCAATGGAAAAAGCCTCATTGTGGAAACGATCAGGGCGATGCTCGGCGAGTACGCCACGGCCGGAGCCCCTGACTTGTTGATGCAGAAGGGCGACGCGCACCCGACGGAGATCGCATCTCTGTTCGGGCGGCGGTTCGTGCCGTGCGTCGAGACCGAGGAAAACCGGCGACTTGCCGAAGCGCGAGTGAAGTTGCTGACGGGCGGCGACGAACTCACGGCCCGACGGATGCGCGAAGATTTTTGGACGTTCAAGCCGACGCACAAGTTGCTGCTTTGCACGAATCATAAACCCGAACTTCGCGGCACCGACCACGGTATTCGCCGACGGTTGCATCTGGTTCCGTTCGTTCGCACCTTCGCGGCCGACGAACAAGACAAGTCGCTGCCGTCGAAGTTGCGGGCGGAGTTGCCGGGCATTTTGTCTTGGGCCGTCCGTGGCGCGAAGCGATGGGCAACCGAGGGGCTTGGCGAGCCGGAATGCGTCAAAGCGGCAACCGCCGACTACATCGACTCTCAGGACGTTATCGGCACCTTCATTACCGAATGCTGCACCGTGGCATCGTGGGGCAGGGTTCGGGCTTCGTCGCTGTACGGTGCCTATCAGCGTTGGTGCGACTCGGCAGGCGAACAACCCGTTACGCTCCGAAGGTTCGGCCAATCAGTTGGCGAGCGTGGTATCGAAAAACGAACGAACAATGGTGTCTGGTACTTCGGAATTTGCATTCGCGACAACTCCGCAACGGAAGGAACGGAACACTTGGAATAGAAATCCGGTTTAGTTCTATCTCTGCGCCCACGTGAGCGCTTAACCGGAAATGAGGTTCCAACTGTTCCGTTGGTTCCGTAGGGGCCAGACTTCAAACCGATCACCGCCGAAATATCGAAGCCTAAGAATGAGCGAATCCAAACCAAACGACATCGAAGCAATGCGTCTGTATGCCGACAGGCGAATCAAGGAAGCGACGAGCGGCAACCTGGAAGCAATTCGGGAGATTCTTAACGTTGTGTTCGGAACCGACGACGTCCGGAAACGGGCCGAGATCGGAATTGACACGCGACGAATCGTGCAAGATAGTGACGGTCCCTAAAGCGAATCGGATTTTCGGTTTTCCGATGATCCGGCTAGCACAATTAAGAAGGTCGAGTCTGATGCGTAATTTCATTTTACGGGCCGAAGGCCCACAAGCTTCTGCGCGTCCACCAAGCTTTGATCCGCGTCGGCGGGGAGCAAGGAACGCCAGGCCGTTTAATTGCGGCCTAGGGGGAGTTTGTGGGCCTTCGGTCGTTTTTATGCGCATCGGTTTTTTCGCCCCCGATACCTCAAGGTGTCGCTCTCGGGGCGCGATGCGCGGAAAGGACGTCCGCACGTGGCTAGCATTTCAACCGATGCCCGAGGCAACCGACGAATCTTGTTCGTCGATGGAGACGGAAAGCGCAAGCCGATCCGGCTCGGGAAGATGGCGATGAAGGCGACGGAGACGATCAAGATGCGCGTCGAGCACCTCGCGGCCGCAAAGGGTTCAGGCAACGGCTACGATTCCGAAACGGCCCGATGGGTCTCGACGATCGGCGACGAACTGGCGTCGAAGCTCGCGGCCGTAGGACTGATCCCGCGGCGGGAGCGGTCGAGTATCGGCGAGTTCGTCAAAAGCTATGTCGAGTCGCGTAAGGCCGACACGAAGCCGCGGACAATGTGGAAGCTCACTCAGGCCGGGGAGTTGCTGAAAGAGTTCCTCGGGGCCGGCAAGCGGTTGCAGGATGTGAAGCCGGCCGACGCCGACGACTACCGCCGATGGCTCTCCGCCAAGATGGGTGACAACTCGGCGCGGCGCGTGCTAGGTCGGGCTAAGCAATTCTTTCGCGCAGCCGAGCGGAAGAAGCTACTCGCTGAGAATCCTTTCGGCGACATGAAG
It includes:
- a CDS encoding helix-turn-helix domain-containing protein: MEPRKRSRNSATPKQPSGGLNLAARQAAVAEKIDAKPVEQQAALRAALLPAADPKRKPKRWPTLDVQLRKIIGKVGISQNQLAKLAGVPQSALSRFIDGGDIRIDTATKLADALGIEFRVHLQGDENPAAP
- a CDS encoding recombinase family protein codes for the protein MKVIAYVRVSTDDQADNGVSLAAQQMKAAAYASLYDLTIVETIVDAGESAKSLKRPGLQRALTMLRSGEAEGLVIVKLDRLTRSVADWQTLIDGYFGEKAGKQLFSVADSIDTRTAAGRLVLNVLLSVAQWERETTAERTREALKHKIRNGERCGKVRFGFDLSADGVLLVPNVAEQETIGTILSLRAKGYSFQSIADELTRRNITTKEGNAQWNPASVRGILQRQSSQAAA
- a CDS encoding helix-turn-helix domain-containing protein; protein product: MSTAAHYPIKLRTVKETAVICGLSTRSIYEITKAGRLRSVRPTPFSVRYTDADIAAFIESLRHPATVS
- a CDS encoding ERCC4 domain-containing protein; amino-acid sequence: MSIIPAEIPQSSILVIQDSREQNPFDLEPLNFVVGTLSTGDYSIRGLEHVVAIERKSLDDMIACVGIERERFDREVQRLLAYPVRCLIVEATWQDIENGGWRSRVSPQVALGSLLGWVAAGLPVVMAGDHERGGKFAARILFTAAKRRWREARALLSGTEALV